From Ailuropoda melanoleuca isolate Jingjing chromosome 8, ASM200744v2, whole genome shotgun sequence, a single genomic window includes:
- the RGS16 gene encoding regulator of G-protein signaling 16 isoform X1 has product MCRTLAAFPTTCLERAKEFKTRLGIFLHKSELGSDTGSVGKWSSKHSKEGRNFSEDVLEWKESFDLLLSSKNGVAAFHAFLKTEFSEENLEFWLACEEFKQLRSATKLASRAHKIFEEFIRSEAPKEVNIDHETRELTRVNLQAVTATCFDVAQGKTRTLMEKDSYPRFLKSPAYRDLAAQAAAASASPAGGSPEEPLHT; this is encoded by the exons ATGTGCCGGACCCTGGCCGCCTTCCCCACCACCTGCCTGGAGAG AGCCAAAGAGTTCAAGACACGGCTGGGGATCTTTCTTCACAAATCAGAGCTGGGATCTGATACTGGGAGTGTTGGCAAGTGGAGCAGCAAACACAGCAAAGAGGG cagaaacttctCAGAAGATGTGCTGGAGTGGAAAGAGTCATTTGACTTGCTACTGAGCAGTAAAA ATGGAGTGGCTGCCTTCCACGCTTTCCTGAAGACGGAGTTCAGTGAGGAGAACCTGGAGTTCTGGCTGGCCTGTGAGGAGTTCAAGCAGCTCCGGTCGGCTACCAAGCTGGCCTCCCGGGCTCACAAGATCTTTGAGGAATTCATCCGCAGCGAAGCCCCAAAAGAG GTGAACATAGACCATGAGACCAGGGAACTGACCAGGGTGAACCTGCAGGCTGTCACGGCCACGTGCTTCGACGTGGCTCAGGGCAAGACTCGCACCCTGATGGAGAAGGACTCCTATCCACGCTTCCTGAAGTCCCCTGCTTACCGGGACCTGGCGGCCCAAGCCGCGGCCGCCTCGGCCTCTCCTGCCGGCGGCAGCCCGGAGGAGCCCTTGCACACTTGA
- the RGS16 gene encoding regulator of G-protein signaling 16 isoform X2 yields MCRTLAAFPTTCLERAKEFKTRLGIFLHKSELGSDTGSVGKWSSKHSKEGNFSEDVLEWKESFDLLLSSKNGVAAFHAFLKTEFSEENLEFWLACEEFKQLRSATKLASRAHKIFEEFIRSEAPKEVNIDHETRELTRVNLQAVTATCFDVAQGKTRTLMEKDSYPRFLKSPAYRDLAAQAAAASASPAGGSPEEPLHT; encoded by the exons ATGTGCCGGACCCTGGCCGCCTTCCCCACCACCTGCCTGGAGAG AGCCAAAGAGTTCAAGACACGGCTGGGGATCTTTCTTCACAAATCAGAGCTGGGATCTGATACTGGGAGTGTTGGCAAGTGGAGCAGCAAACACAGCAAAGAGGG aaacttctCAGAAGATGTGCTGGAGTGGAAAGAGTCATTTGACTTGCTACTGAGCAGTAAAA ATGGAGTGGCTGCCTTCCACGCTTTCCTGAAGACGGAGTTCAGTGAGGAGAACCTGGAGTTCTGGCTGGCCTGTGAGGAGTTCAAGCAGCTCCGGTCGGCTACCAAGCTGGCCTCCCGGGCTCACAAGATCTTTGAGGAATTCATCCGCAGCGAAGCCCCAAAAGAG GTGAACATAGACCATGAGACCAGGGAACTGACCAGGGTGAACCTGCAGGCTGTCACGGCCACGTGCTTCGACGTGGCTCAGGGCAAGACTCGCACCCTGATGGAGAAGGACTCCTATCCACGCTTCCTGAAGTCCCCTGCTTACCGGGACCTGGCGGCCCAAGCCGCGGCCGCCTCGGCCTCTCCTGCCGGCGGCAGCCCGGAGGAGCCCTTGCACACTTGA